A section of the Acropora muricata isolate sample 2 chromosome 4, ASM3666990v1, whole genome shotgun sequence genome encodes:
- the LOC136915566 gene encoding uncharacterized protein isoform X1, with amino-acid sequence MAHKDKSRWINQKNRAQLQTYPFQIVKGTCACMFCEQQFQKLTRHQRRRHKEEPSVAAAMKMKAGSDEQILAFEKIRLTGDYHHNCNVLAVGEGELIVVRKPSKPTPQAKFLPCPHCLGFFKSDELWRHCLVGQHKAATDDKKWKKVQAEAKLLLPTCSVSNPDVDAHLYKNVISSMRNDTISCVARRDKLITNFGAAILEKVGIKNANYVSQRMRQLARLLQTLCLQSKREDACLQEFIDTSMFDAVVDAVKDLCRFDAEAHLKIGIPSLALKLGHSLKRCAQVLKSSALRRKDEETIKRAKRFLDLYEADWTSKISSRSLASLGSRKQNNIEYLPLAEDLSFLRQHLDSKIVAVSKVLTETKKVESWSKLAKATLARIIIFNKRRLDLIEISGKRGRKVPIILTPETKTAVELLIAKRPESIPEDNKFIFARATKGSLGHLRGWDSVSDNVREIEASLKKPKDITSTKLRKYIATVSQAAALTEVDVDWLARHLGHDVRVHRDFYRLHESTTELAKVSKLLMAVDSGNIRGVVGKSLSEMTVEDIPDITDGSEGSSSEEDDEASQNALSDDDDPARSSPNLSDAQSVSRNNKSPQTKKEKGKNSVTKSQKSTPWFSTESF; translated from the exons ATGGCGCACAAGGACAAGTCAAGGTGGATAAATCAGAAAAATCGG GCACAACTCCAAACATATCCATTTCAAATAGTAAAGGGCACATGTGCATGCATGTTTTGCGAGCAGCAATTCCAGAAGCTGACCAGACATCAGAGAAGGCGCCACAAGGAAGAACCGTCAGTTGCGGCTGCCATGAAAATGAAGGCTGGCTCAGATGAGCAAATTTTAGCGTTTGAGAAGATTCGTCTTACCGGCGACTACCACCACAATTGCAACGTGCTGGCGGTTGGAGAGGGCGAGTTGATTGTGGTGCGAAAGCCCAGCAAACCAACACCACAGGCAAAATTTTTGCCTTGTCCCCATTGCCTCGGTTTTTTCAAAAGCGACGAGCTTTGGCGGCATTGCCTCGTCGGCCAGCACAAAGCCGCCACCGACGacaaaaaatggaagaaagttCAGGCTGAGGCAAAGCTTCTCTTGCCGACGTGTTCCGTCTCCAATCCAGACGTAGATGCACACCTATACAAAAATGTTATCTCATCAATGAGAAACGACACCATCTCATGCGTTGCTCGCCGGGACAAATTAATTACAAACTTCGGGGCAGCCATCCTTGAAAAAGTTGGCATTAAAAATGCCAACTACGTTTCTCAGAGGATGCGACAGCTGGCGCGCCTTCTCCAGACGCTCTGCCTTCAGAGTAAAAGAGAAGATGCGTGCCTCCAAGAGTTCATTGACACCTCCATGTTTGATGCTGTGGTGGATGCAGTCAAGGATCTCTGCAGGTTTGATGCAGAGGCGCACCTGAAGATCGGCATACCATCACTCGCTTTAAAGCTGGGCCACAGCCTCAAGAGGTGTGCTCAGGTCCTGAAGAGTTCCGCCCTCCGGAGAAAAGACGAGGAAACAATAAAGAGGGCAAAACGTTTCCTTGACCTCTATGAAGCTGACTGGACCTCTAAAATCAGTTCAAGATCCTTGGCTTCATTGGGATCAAGGAAACAGAACAACATAGAATACCTTCCTCTAGCAGAAGACTTGTCTTTTTTGAGGCAGCACCTCGATTCGAAAATTGTGGCTGTGTCGAAGGTCTTGactgaaacaaagaaagttgAAAGCTGGAGCAAACTGGCAAAAGCTACGCTGGCCAGAATCATCATTTTTAATAAACGAAG GCTAGATCTGATAGAAATCTCGGGGAAGAGGGGCAGAAAAGTTCCCATCATCCTCACCCCCGAGACAAAGACTGCGGTGGAACTTTTGATCGCGAAAAGACCGGAAAGTATACCCGAAGACAACAAGTTCATCTTTGCCCGCGCTACTAAGGGATCCTTGGGCCATCTGCGTGGATGGGACAGTGTGTCTGACAATGTCAGAGAGATTGAAGCTTCTTTAAAGAAGCCAAAGGACATCACGAGCACTAAACTTAGAAAATATATAGCCACGGTGTCTCAGGCAGCCGCCTTAACCGAAGTAGATGTTGATTGGCTGGCGCGCCATCTCGGGCACGACGTCAGGGTGCATAGGGACTTCTACCGCCTCCACGAGTCCACTACGGAATTAGCAAAAGTGAGCAAGCTGCTGATGGCCGTGGACTCCGGCAACATCAGAGGTGTGGTAGGGAAAAGTCTCTCAGAGATGACCGTCGAAG ATATTCCCGATATAACAGATGGATCAGAAG GATCCTCCTCGGAAGAAGACGACGAAGCCAGTCAAA ATGCGTTATCAGATGATGATG ACCCTGCCCGAAGCTCTCCGAATCTCTCCGATGCGCAAAGCGTGAGTCGGAATAACAAAA gtCCTCAAACCAAgaaagaaaagggcaaaaacaGTGTCACAAAGTCCCAGAA GTCCACGCCATGGTTCAGCACAGAAAGCTTCTAA
- the LOC136915566 gene encoding uncharacterized protein isoform X3 translates to MAHKDKSRWINQKNRAQLQTYPFQIVKGTCACMFCEQQFQKLTRHQRRRHKEEPSVAAAMKMKAGSDEQILAFEKIRLTGDYHHNCNVLAVGEGELIVVRKPSKPTPQAKFLPCPHCLGFFKSDELWRHCLVGQHKAATDDKKWKKVQAEAKLLLPTCSVSNPDVDAHLYKNVISSMRNDTISCVARRDKLITNFGAAILEKVGIKNANYVSQRMRQLARLLQTLCLQSKREDACLQEFIDTSMFDAVVDAVKDLCRFDAEAHLKIGIPSLALKLGHSLKRCAQVLKSSALRRKDEETIKRAKRFLDLYEADWTSKISSRSLASLGSRKQNNIEYLPLAEDLSFLRQHLDSKIVAVSKVLTETKKVESWSKLAKATLARIIIFNKRRLDLIEISGKRGRKVPIILTPETKTAVELLIAKRPESIPEDNKFIFARATKGSLGHLRGWDSVSDNVREIEASLKKPKDITSTKLRKYIATVSQAAALTEVDVDWLARHLGHDVRVHRDFYRLHESTTELAKVSKLLMAVDSGNIRGVVGKSLSEMTVEDIPDITDGSEGSSSEEDDEASQNALSDDDDPARSSPNLSDAQSVSRNNKSKKKRAKTVSQSPRSPRHGSAQKASKHVLPKSKRQTVVKHPWTKEEKRAVLDRLGRFISSGVVPGKGPCDDCIKRSQGALSSRSWTAVKFFVKNEVDRRKRRVKK, encoded by the exons ATGGCGCACAAGGACAAGTCAAGGTGGATAAATCAGAAAAATCGG GCACAACTCCAAACATATCCATTTCAAATAGTAAAGGGCACATGTGCATGCATGTTTTGCGAGCAGCAATTCCAGAAGCTGACCAGACATCAGAGAAGGCGCCACAAGGAAGAACCGTCAGTTGCGGCTGCCATGAAAATGAAGGCTGGCTCAGATGAGCAAATTTTAGCGTTTGAGAAGATTCGTCTTACCGGCGACTACCACCACAATTGCAACGTGCTGGCGGTTGGAGAGGGCGAGTTGATTGTGGTGCGAAAGCCCAGCAAACCAACACCACAGGCAAAATTTTTGCCTTGTCCCCATTGCCTCGGTTTTTTCAAAAGCGACGAGCTTTGGCGGCATTGCCTCGTCGGCCAGCACAAAGCCGCCACCGACGacaaaaaatggaagaaagttCAGGCTGAGGCAAAGCTTCTCTTGCCGACGTGTTCCGTCTCCAATCCAGACGTAGATGCACACCTATACAAAAATGTTATCTCATCAATGAGAAACGACACCATCTCATGCGTTGCTCGCCGGGACAAATTAATTACAAACTTCGGGGCAGCCATCCTTGAAAAAGTTGGCATTAAAAATGCCAACTACGTTTCTCAGAGGATGCGACAGCTGGCGCGCCTTCTCCAGACGCTCTGCCTTCAGAGTAAAAGAGAAGATGCGTGCCTCCAAGAGTTCATTGACACCTCCATGTTTGATGCTGTGGTGGATGCAGTCAAGGATCTCTGCAGGTTTGATGCAGAGGCGCACCTGAAGATCGGCATACCATCACTCGCTTTAAAGCTGGGCCACAGCCTCAAGAGGTGTGCTCAGGTCCTGAAGAGTTCCGCCCTCCGGAGAAAAGACGAGGAAACAATAAAGAGGGCAAAACGTTTCCTTGACCTCTATGAAGCTGACTGGACCTCTAAAATCAGTTCAAGATCCTTGGCTTCATTGGGATCAAGGAAACAGAACAACATAGAATACCTTCCTCTAGCAGAAGACTTGTCTTTTTTGAGGCAGCACCTCGATTCGAAAATTGTGGCTGTGTCGAAGGTCTTGactgaaacaaagaaagttgAAAGCTGGAGCAAACTGGCAAAAGCTACGCTGGCCAGAATCATCATTTTTAATAAACGAAG GCTAGATCTGATAGAAATCTCGGGGAAGAGGGGCAGAAAAGTTCCCATCATCCTCACCCCCGAGACAAAGACTGCGGTGGAACTTTTGATCGCGAAAAGACCGGAAAGTATACCCGAAGACAACAAGTTCATCTTTGCCCGCGCTACTAAGGGATCCTTGGGCCATCTGCGTGGATGGGACAGTGTGTCTGACAATGTCAGAGAGATTGAAGCTTCTTTAAAGAAGCCAAAGGACATCACGAGCACTAAACTTAGAAAATATATAGCCACGGTGTCTCAGGCAGCCGCCTTAACCGAAGTAGATGTTGATTGGCTGGCGCGCCATCTCGGGCACGACGTCAGGGTGCATAGGGACTTCTACCGCCTCCACGAGTCCACTACGGAATTAGCAAAAGTGAGCAAGCTGCTGATGGCCGTGGACTCCGGCAACATCAGAGGTGTGGTAGGGAAAAGTCTCTCAGAGATGACCGTCGAAG ATATTCCCGATATAACAGATGGATCAGAAG GATCCTCCTCGGAAGAAGACGACGAAGCCAGTCAAA ATGCGTTATCAGATGATGATG ACCCTGCCCGAAGCTCTCCGAATCTCTCCGATGCGCAAAGCGTGAGTCGGAATAACAAAAGTAA aaagaaaagggcaaaaacaGTGTCACAAAGTCCCAGAA GTCCACGCCATGGTTCAGCACAGAAAGCTTCTAAGCATGTGTTGCCAAAAAGTAAAA GACAGACCGTAGTGAAACACCCGTggacaaaagaagaaaagagaGCGGTCCTAGATCGTCTAGGGCGTTTCATATCTTCGGGTGTGGTGCCAGGAAAAGGGCCATGCGACGATTGCATAAAAAGGAGCCAAGGGGCCCTGAGCAGTCGTTCATGGACTGCGGTAAAGTTTTTTGTAAAGAACGAGGTGGACCGACGAAAACGGCGCGTCAAAAAATAA
- the LOC136915566 gene encoding uncharacterized protein isoform X2, with translation MAHKDKSRWINQKNRAQLQTYPFQIVKGTCACMFCEQQFQKLTRHQRRRHKEEPSVAAAMKMKAGSDEQILAFEKIRLTGDYHHNCNVLAVGEGELIVVRKPSKPTPQAKFLPCPHCLGFFKSDELWRHCLVGQHKAATDDKKWKKVQAEAKLLLPTCSVSNPDVDAHLYKNVISSMRNDTISCVARRDKLITNFGAAILEKVGIKNANYVSQRMRQLARLLQTLCLQSKREDACLQEFIDTSMFDAVVDAVKDLCRFDAEAHLKIGIPSLALKLGHSLKRCAQVLKSSALRRKDEETIKRAKRFLDLYEADWTSKISSRSLASLGSRKQNNIEYLPLAEDLSFLRQHLDSKIVAVSKVLTETKKVESWSKLAKATLARIIIFNKRRLDLIEISGKRGRKVPIILTPETKTAVELLIAKRPESIPEDNKFIFARATKGSLGHLRGWDSVSDNVREIEASLKKPKDITSTKLRKYIATVSQAAALTEVDVDWLARHLGHDVRVHRDFYRLHESTTELAKVSKLLMAVDSGNIRGVVGKSLSEMTVEDIPDITDGSEGSSSEEDDEASQNALSDDDGPQSSASSCGP, from the exons ATGGCGCACAAGGACAAGTCAAGGTGGATAAATCAGAAAAATCGG GCACAACTCCAAACATATCCATTTCAAATAGTAAAGGGCACATGTGCATGCATGTTTTGCGAGCAGCAATTCCAGAAGCTGACCAGACATCAGAGAAGGCGCCACAAGGAAGAACCGTCAGTTGCGGCTGCCATGAAAATGAAGGCTGGCTCAGATGAGCAAATTTTAGCGTTTGAGAAGATTCGTCTTACCGGCGACTACCACCACAATTGCAACGTGCTGGCGGTTGGAGAGGGCGAGTTGATTGTGGTGCGAAAGCCCAGCAAACCAACACCACAGGCAAAATTTTTGCCTTGTCCCCATTGCCTCGGTTTTTTCAAAAGCGACGAGCTTTGGCGGCATTGCCTCGTCGGCCAGCACAAAGCCGCCACCGACGacaaaaaatggaagaaagttCAGGCTGAGGCAAAGCTTCTCTTGCCGACGTGTTCCGTCTCCAATCCAGACGTAGATGCACACCTATACAAAAATGTTATCTCATCAATGAGAAACGACACCATCTCATGCGTTGCTCGCCGGGACAAATTAATTACAAACTTCGGGGCAGCCATCCTTGAAAAAGTTGGCATTAAAAATGCCAACTACGTTTCTCAGAGGATGCGACAGCTGGCGCGCCTTCTCCAGACGCTCTGCCTTCAGAGTAAAAGAGAAGATGCGTGCCTCCAAGAGTTCATTGACACCTCCATGTTTGATGCTGTGGTGGATGCAGTCAAGGATCTCTGCAGGTTTGATGCAGAGGCGCACCTGAAGATCGGCATACCATCACTCGCTTTAAAGCTGGGCCACAGCCTCAAGAGGTGTGCTCAGGTCCTGAAGAGTTCCGCCCTCCGGAGAAAAGACGAGGAAACAATAAAGAGGGCAAAACGTTTCCTTGACCTCTATGAAGCTGACTGGACCTCTAAAATCAGTTCAAGATCCTTGGCTTCATTGGGATCAAGGAAACAGAACAACATAGAATACCTTCCTCTAGCAGAAGACTTGTCTTTTTTGAGGCAGCACCTCGATTCGAAAATTGTGGCTGTGTCGAAGGTCTTGactgaaacaaagaaagttgAAAGCTGGAGCAAACTGGCAAAAGCTACGCTGGCCAGAATCATCATTTTTAATAAACGAAG GCTAGATCTGATAGAAATCTCGGGGAAGAGGGGCAGAAAAGTTCCCATCATCCTCACCCCCGAGACAAAGACTGCGGTGGAACTTTTGATCGCGAAAAGACCGGAAAGTATACCCGAAGACAACAAGTTCATCTTTGCCCGCGCTACTAAGGGATCCTTGGGCCATCTGCGTGGATGGGACAGTGTGTCTGACAATGTCAGAGAGATTGAAGCTTCTTTAAAGAAGCCAAAGGACATCACGAGCACTAAACTTAGAAAATATATAGCCACGGTGTCTCAGGCAGCCGCCTTAACCGAAGTAGATGTTGATTGGCTGGCGCGCCATCTCGGGCACGACGTCAGGGTGCATAGGGACTTCTACCGCCTCCACGAGTCCACTACGGAATTAGCAAAAGTGAGCAAGCTGCTGATGGCCGTGGACTCCGGCAACATCAGAGGTGTGGTAGGGAAAAGTCTCTCAGAGATGACCGTCGAAG ATATTCCCGATATAACAGATGGATCAGAAG GATCCTCCTCGGAAGAAGACGACGAAGCCAGTCAAA ATGCGTTATCAGATGATGATG GTCCTCAGAGCAGTGCAAGTAGCTGTGGGCCCtag